The Xyrauchen texanus isolate HMW12.3.18 chromosome 42, RBS_HiC_50CHRs, whole genome shotgun sequence genome includes the window AAGAACAACATGTTCTATATTGCTTTTCACTTTTCGTCATTTTTCAAAACCCTGCTCGAAATATTCGTGGATATTTATTGGCATTCCAACAATCTGTGTGCTTTCATCTGTGGCAAGTCTGAACATTATACACATCACGAGCGTGAACACCTGCCTTGCTCTGCTCGGCCGCCTCAGTCCCGTGCTATTGATTGGATCGGAGCTCATGAATATGCAAGTTTAAAAAGCCCATCCCCGTGCACCAAAATTAACACATCTATTTTGATTGGATCGGAgctcatgaatatgcatgattgaAAAGCCAAGCTCCGCCTTTTGCACCTGATTGGAAGTATTTACTTGTTTTTTGCACCGAGGTGCAGGAGTTGTAgagtagctctctctctctgcactggAAGATGAAGCCCTGCTGGACTGTGCAATAAGGATTACAGACataagagagagaagagaggacCGTTATATATTTACCAGGCAACTTTCAACATTTATTTCAGGATGCCTCGTTCATTCCTCGTAAAGAAGCATTTTAACGCAGCCAAGAAGCCGAATTACAGTGAACTGGAGAGTCCAACAGGTAATTCATTTTGCAGTTTGATGCAGAATCACAGCTTTTTCTTAATATTCACATTTGAATGCCTAATAGTTAAGATTTCAAAATTAGTTGAAGTGCACTGGTTGTTTTATACTGCACTTATTCTTAAAGTTATGGCACATTGAGTTGCATCACACTCAAGAAAGTTCACTGGTGTAATTGTATGTGCTTATTGATTTGACTCATTGCTCATTTTCTTATTAATACTTCTTTTTCACTTGTACACTTAAGTCCAAAAATCCCATTCAAAAAAGGGCGTGTGCAGTATTACAAATGGCTTGCAATTTGGTGCCATTCTCAAAAATCTTAATGAGCTTAAAACTGAGTTTATCCATAAAACAAACTGTTGAAAAAAAAGTTGGATGTTTGGTGAAAAGTGTCTGTACTTTTCCTTAATACTCAACTATTTGCACTCAgtgcaaaaagcatcttctttgcactctAGTGCAATTAGTGGCAGATACTCTTGCACCCATGTTTAAATACTAGCATACactataggggcatcactgcagaattattattgtttatttggaGTCGACAGACACCCTGCACCAACTCTTAACCCTCCCTTACAAAGATGTTGTACAGTAATcatagtttcaccatggtattttacTAGTAAAATCATAGCACATAaccgttaatcagaaggttgctggttcgatccccacagccaccaccattgtgtccttgagcaaggcacttaactccaggttgctctggggagattgtccctgtaataagggctctgtaagtcactttggataaaagcatctgccaaatgcataaatgtaaatattaagagTAGTATATCAAGGGGTGGGATTCGAACCCAGATCTCCAGCatgacaacacatacacataccatTGTTACATCCAGACCTTCTACAGCTGTATATGAGTCGCAGTTAATCATAAAAtcctgtttccaccagactattggagtgcaaatagtcactatTGGAGCGCAAAGAGTTGTCCAATCTCTTAaatccactaaatgtctaaccCATTAACTTGTGCCAGCCTGATATCAGTGATGTCTGCACATGCAAAACTTCAAAACATCACCTCAAGTCAGGTTGAATTAAGATGTGCACCCTCTTGTCCACTGGACCTAACTAATGTGCTTGCAATTTCCCTTCTATTGCAGTGTTTATTTCTCCATATGTACTAAAAACCCTCCCGGTGCCTGTTATACCTCAACCTGAAGTCCTAAATTCCGTGGCATACAACCCCATAACCATATGGACTACAAGCAGCCTGCCCCTGTCACCCCTTCCCAGCGATCTCTCCCCCATATCCGGATACCCCTCTTCCATTTCCGACACATCCTCCAATAAAGACCACAGCGGCTCCGAGAGCCCCAGGAGTGACGAAGATGAGAGAATACAGTCCACTAAACTCTCAGACGCGGAGAAGTTTCAGTGCAGTTTGTGTAACAAGTCTTACAGCACGTATTCTGGACTCATGAAACACAAGCAACTGCACTGCGATGCACAGACCCGGAAATCTTTCAGCTGCAAGTATTGCGAGaaggagtacgtgagtctcgggGCCCTAAAGATGCACATAAGGACACACACGTTGCCTTGCGTTTGTAAAATGTGTGGGAAAGCCTTCTCCAGGCCGTGGTTGCTGCAAGGGCATATTAGGACACATACAGGTGAGAAGATCACACAATCTGAATAATATGAGCTCGTTCAAACACTTTATGCCTGTTTATAGTGTAATACTTCCCATATGCTATGCATTGGTAAATGTTTCATGTCAATGTTCAACAACTGTACATTTTGCTTGATTAAGCTTTTGACTTATCGTTGTTGCAGCAATGCTTTAACATGCACTGACATGCCATTTCATTCATTTCGTTAGGTGAGAAACCCTTTTCATGTCCCCATTGCAGTCGTGCATTTGCGGACAGGTCCAACCTCCGAGCTCACCTGCAAACCCACTCGGACGTGAAGAAATACCAGTGCAAAAACTGCTCCAAAACCTTCTCGCGCATGTCACTGCTGCACAAACACGAGGAATCTGGCTGTTGCATTGCGCACTGAGACAAGCACATCATTCACAGACATTGGTATAACAGGGCTTGCATTGACCAAGTGCCTTCAATTGTGAACACGAATCTCGGACATGTTCTTCCTGTTCGTATATTTGTGGTCAACTGGATACAGAGCATAGCAGATGCATCCCAAATCATTGCTCCTAACTTTGACTATTAAAATGCACAGCCCCTGGGTCTGTATCTTAAGGTGTCATTCAAAGATCAGATTCCAGTCTTGTCCACGCCCATTCAAAACCAACCCAAAACAACCTTTCCAAGATGCCTTGTGAGTTTGGTTCCTGGAGAACCTTCGACACCCTCAAAAAGGAAAAGGCAAAAAAGACTGTTTGCTGGATCCCTGGTGGTATTAACTCAACATAAGAGCCCtttcatttcagtgtaaaagcagATTAATTCAACATGTCATGTGGCCATCATGTGTGTTCCATTTAAACAGTATTAGCCCTGTCTGTGTCGGGTTgatatgtactgtacatttgtTTACAGCTATGTACTATTTGGGAGGTTCTATACACTCTCTAATAAGCAATACGTTGTACCAGTTTTAAGTCTGTGACTGATGTTTAAGGGTATGACAGTCACTTTTTTACTTTGTGGTTCTTTTTTCTGTTCTGAGAGGTAATCGGTCAGATATTTTCACAAACCAATGAGCTGGAGACCAAAGGAATAGCCATTTTTAAACAGGGAACAAGTGCAAAATGATGTTTTCTTGaattaaaagtatttaaacaatTACCCAGCACTCATACATGCAAAACCTTGCCATGTGCCTTTTTCATCAGGAACTTCTGAGATTTTGCCATATAATTGTTTGATTGAATTTTTTTGAATGTATATGACACTGATATGATT containing:
- the LOC127635088 gene encoding zinc finger protein SNAI2-like; the protein is MPRSFLVKKHFNAAKKPNYSELESPTVFISPYVLKTLPVPVIPQPEVLNSVAYNPITIWTTSSLPLSPLPSDLSPISGYPSSISDTSSNKDHSGSESPRSDEDERIQSTKLSDAEKFQCSLCNKSYSTYSGLMKHKQLHCDAQTRKSFSCKYCEKEYVSLGALKMHIRTHTLPCVCKMCGKAFSRPWLLQGHIRTHTGEKPFSCPHCSRAFADRSNLRAHLQTHSDVKKYQCKNCSKTFSRMSLLHKHEESGCCIAH